A single region of the Streptomyces vilmorinianum genome encodes:
- a CDS encoding SGNH/GDSL hydrolase family protein yields MVVAAGASMTQGSLGHDWVGDLRAKPEFRGYAFVNAGDNGNTSADLLGRVDRDIVACAPDRVTILIGANDLRDGVPSEEFRANLGAIVDRIKDKTSARIALLSLPPAGEDLDSEINGRLRDYNAVIKEAATRATVDYVPVNERFADHLRDQGQRPTYDFGFTTAYLAATKYYLLGDSWDEVARDNGLELFVDHLHLSDRGGAMVTHLVAQWPASAEGAMRSRP; encoded by the coding sequence GTGGTCGTCGCGGCCGGCGCGAGCATGACGCAGGGATCGCTCGGCCATGACTGGGTCGGCGACCTGCGAGCGAAGCCCGAGTTCCGGGGCTACGCGTTCGTCAACGCCGGCGACAACGGCAACACCAGCGCGGACCTGCTCGGCCGCGTCGACAGGGACATCGTGGCGTGCGCCCCCGACAGGGTCACCATCCTCATCGGCGCCAACGACCTCCGGGACGGTGTCCCGTCGGAGGAGTTCCGGGCCAACCTCGGCGCGATCGTCGACCGCATCAAGGACAAGACCTCTGCCCGTATCGCTCTGCTGTCCCTGCCTCCGGCGGGCGAGGATCTCGACTCCGAGATCAACGGCAGGCTCCGCGACTACAACGCCGTGATCAAGGAGGCCGCGACCCGCGCGACGGTCGACTACGTGCCCGTGAACGAGCGGTTCGCCGACCACCTCCGGGACCAGGGGCAGCGGCCGACGTACGACTTCGGCTTCACCACGGCCTACTTGGCGGCCACCAAGTACTACCTGCTAGGCGACAGCTGGGACGAGGTCGCCCGCGACAACGGTCTCGAACTGTTCGTCGACCACCTCCACCTCAGCGACCGCGGCGGCGCGATGGTCACCCACCTCGTCGCCCAGTGGCCGGCCTCCGCCGAAGGAGCCATGAGGAGCCGGCCGTAA